A single region of the Arthrobacter sp. zg-Y820 genome encodes:
- a CDS encoding DUF1648 domain-containing protein — protein sequence MIAGIETPTTRGRGPVWLLHPIAILILASCFAYGAINYDSLPDTVPTHWGAGGHPDAWSPKSFNSVFFPLMMGAGVSIFLSLITAAVPMMVPPDRDATPWGLYRREGMIRGTVAALGGTSVLLAVIVGFLTVAGWKNPDHVPLWPALLLTALILGVVLASYAAASRWARRTALDRGIRPTAAEQEEEKLWTVGGFYNNPEDPHVLVPKRTGTGTGLTVNVGNSKGRTAVVVFLSVVVVFPLVLGTIVAL from the coding sequence ATGATTGCCGGCATTGAGACACCGACCACTCGCGGCCGCGGGCCGGTCTGGCTGCTGCATCCCATAGCGATCCTTATCCTGGCGTCCTGCTTCGCCTACGGGGCAATCAACTATGACTCGCTTCCAGATACAGTTCCAACCCACTGGGGAGCAGGCGGGCACCCTGATGCCTGGTCCCCGAAGTCCTTTAACTCGGTGTTCTTCCCCTTGATGATGGGGGCCGGAGTCAGTATCTTTCTGTCTCTGATCACCGCGGCGGTGCCCATGATGGTTCCCCCAGATAGGGACGCTACTCCGTGGGGGCTCTACCGCAGGGAAGGAATGATCCGCGGCACGGTGGCAGCCTTGGGCGGCACCTCCGTCCTGTTAGCCGTCATTGTCGGATTTCTGACGGTGGCAGGTTGGAAGAATCCGGATCATGTTCCTTTGTGGCCAGCGCTTTTACTAACCGCGTTGATCCTTGGAGTCGTCTTGGCCTCCTACGCGGCCGCTTCACGTTGGGCGCGCCGCACCGCATTGGATAGGGGAATCCGGCCCACTGCAGCAGAGCAGGAAGAGGAAAAGCTCTGGACCGTGGGCGGGTTCTACAACAATCCCGAGGATCCGCACGTCCTGGTCCCCAAGCGCACCGGTACAGGCACCGGCTTGACGGTGAACGTGGGTAATTCCAAGGGGCGCACGGCCGTCGTCGTTTTTCTGAGTGTCGTTGTTGTCTTTCCACTTGTCTTAGGGACCATCGTGGCGCTCTAG
- a CDS encoding glycosyltransferase, giving the protein MNETSAPSPPAGPVNNYLFALTDGGGTVPPELGVARRLLDRGHRVTVLAEESMADQVDATGASFIPWTESRGQFQDWQLRTPRSLLRGTVDHMFAGPAPAQARDTVRALEQLAPDLVLTSFPAIGAMIAAEGRGVPFDVLFPNLYALPAPGRPPFGAGLQPARGPLGRVRDWAADTASTSVFDRYALPRINALRAEYGLAPIAHSWDQLHHARRELVLTSASFDFPAPLPPNVRYAGPVLDDPSWAVNDSWAPTSGDDPLVLVALSSTFQNQAECLQRIVDALGSLPLRGLVTTGPAVRPDAIRAPANVAVVASAPHQEILRQARLVVTHGGHGTVMKSLAAGVPMVILAHGRDQSDNAVRVTVRGAGVALPRRARTPRIARAIADVVAAGTYHQAAAELGSAITHDAATSPLVSELEDLPARPESRFSG; this is encoded by the coding sequence ATGAATGAGACATCAGCCCCAAGCCCTCCGGCCGGACCGGTCAACAATTATCTGTTTGCGCTGACGGACGGCGGAGGAACCGTGCCGCCCGAACTCGGCGTCGCCCGGCGGCTCCTCGACCGCGGCCACCGGGTCACCGTTCTCGCGGAGGAATCGATGGCCGACCAGGTGGACGCCACCGGTGCCTCGTTCATTCCCTGGACCGAGAGCCGGGGCCAGTTTCAGGACTGGCAGCTCCGCACCCCGAGGAGCCTGCTGCGCGGCACCGTCGACCACATGTTTGCCGGTCCGGCCCCGGCGCAGGCGCGGGACACGGTCCGGGCCCTCGAGCAGCTGGCGCCGGACCTGGTGCTGACCTCCTTCCCCGCCATCGGAGCCATGATCGCTGCCGAGGGGCGCGGTGTCCCCTTCGACGTCCTGTTCCCGAATCTGTACGCCCTGCCCGCGCCGGGCCGGCCGCCGTTCGGTGCAGGGCTGCAGCCAGCCCGCGGCCCACTGGGCCGCGTGCGGGATTGGGCCGCGGACACGGCAAGCACATCTGTGTTCGACCGGTATGCCCTGCCCCGCATCAATGCCCTTCGCGCAGAGTACGGGCTCGCGCCAATTGCACATTCCTGGGACCAGCTTCATCACGCCAGGCGTGAGCTTGTGCTCACCTCGGCCTCGTTCGACTTCCCCGCGCCGCTGCCGCCAAACGTCCGCTATGCCGGACCAGTGCTGGACGACCCGTCATGGGCGGTCAACGACAGCTGGGCGCCGACGTCCGGTGATGACCCGCTGGTGCTCGTTGCACTGTCCTCAACATTCCAGAACCAGGCCGAGTGCCTGCAGCGCATTGTGGACGCACTTGGGAGCCTTCCCCTGCGCGGGCTGGTGACCACCGGGCCGGCCGTCCGGCCGGACGCGATTCGAGCGCCGGCCAATGTCGCCGTCGTCGCCTCCGCTCCGCATCAGGAGATATTGCGGCAGGCACGCCTCGTGGTCACGCACGGCGGCCACGGCACCGTGATGAAGTCACTTGCTGCGGGAGTGCCGATGGTTATTCTTGCCCATGGCCGCGACCAGTCGGACAACGCCGTGCGTGTCACGGTGAGAGGTGCCGGCGTCGCACTCCCCCGCCGTGCACGGACGCCGCGGATCGCCCGGGCCATCGCCGACGTCGTGGCTGCCGGGACCTACCACCAGGCTGCGGCGGAGCTCGGTTCGGCCATCACGCACGACGCCGCCACCAGCCCGCTGGTCAGTGAACTCGAGGACCTTCCCGCCCGGCCGGAGAGCCGGTTTTCCGGATAA
- a CDS encoding zinc-dependent alcohol dehydrogenase, translating to MRSMVYRGPYKVRVEEKDIPRIEHPNDAIVRVTASAICGSDLHLYHGMMPDTRVGTTFGHEFVGVVHEVGSSVEHLSVGDRVMVPFNIYCGSCYFCERGLYSNCHNVNPNATAVGGIYGYSHTCGGYDGGQAEFVRVPFADVGPTLIPDWMDEEDAVLLTDALPTGYFGAQLGGISEGDTVVVFGAGPVGLFAAKSSWLMGAGRVIVVDHLEYRLEKARTFAHAETWNFAEYEDIVVEMKKTTDYLGADVVIDAAGAEADGSFLQNVTASQLKLQGGSPVALNWAIDSVRKAGTVSVVGAYGPIFSAVKFGDALNKGLTLRMNQCPVKRQWPRLFEHLRSGYLKPSDIITHRIPLEHAAEGYHMFSAKLDNCIKPLLIPSAY from the coding sequence ATGAGGTCAATGGTGTACCGCGGACCGTACAAGGTCCGGGTCGAAGAAAAGGACATCCCGCGGATTGAACATCCCAATGACGCCATTGTGCGTGTGACAGCGTCCGCGATCTGCGGATCTGACCTGCACCTCTATCACGGCATGATGCCGGATACCCGGGTGGGGACCACCTTTGGGCACGAGTTTGTGGGGGTGGTCCATGAGGTTGGCTCCTCGGTGGAGCACCTGAGCGTCGGCGACCGGGTCATGGTTCCCTTCAACATCTACTGCGGATCGTGCTACTTCTGCGAGCGCGGGCTCTACTCCAACTGCCACAACGTGAACCCGAACGCCACCGCAGTCGGTGGCATCTACGGGTACTCCCACACCTGCGGCGGGTACGACGGCGGCCAAGCCGAATTTGTGCGGGTCCCGTTCGCGGATGTGGGACCCACGCTGATTCCGGACTGGATGGACGAAGAAGACGCGGTGCTGCTTACTGATGCCCTCCCCACCGGATACTTCGGTGCCCAGCTGGGTGGTATCAGCGAAGGCGACACCGTCGTCGTCTTCGGTGCCGGCCCGGTGGGGCTGTTTGCGGCCAAGTCGTCCTGGCTCATGGGCGCCGGCCGGGTCATCGTCGTCGATCACCTGGAATACCGGCTGGAGAAGGCCCGCACTTTTGCGCACGCGGAGACCTGGAACTTTGCCGAGTACGAGGACATCGTGGTGGAAATGAAGAAGACCACCGATTACCTCGGTGCCGATGTGGTGATCGATGCGGCCGGGGCTGAGGCGGACGGCAGCTTCCTCCAGAACGTCACTGCCTCTCAGCTGAAGCTGCAGGGCGGGTCGCCGGTGGCCCTGAACTGGGCGATTGACTCGGTGCGCAAGGCAGGCACGGTGTCAGTGGTGGGCGCCTACGGCCCCATTTTCAGCGCGGTGAAATTCGGTGACGCCCTGAACAAGGGCCTGACCCTGCGGATGAACCAGTGTCCGGTCAAGCGGCAGTGGCCGCGGCTCTTTGAGCACCTCCGCAGCGGCTACCTCAAACCCAGCGACATCATCACGCACCGCATACCCCTGGAGCATGCAGCGGAGGGCTATCACATGTTCTCCGCCAAGCTCGATAACTGCATCAAGCCGCTCCTGATCCCCAGCGCGTACTGA
- a CDS encoding DUF4193 domain-containing protein, which produces MATDYDAPRVKEEDRPSDSLEGLKAQQRGGAMTAVRDVADETDAIDGFELPGADLSGEELLIKVVPAQADEFTCMSCFLVRHRSQIAKEKNGDAYCVDCEG; this is translated from the coding sequence ATGGCTACTGATTACGATGCTCCGCGCGTCAAGGAAGAAGACCGCCCCAGCGACTCCCTTGAAGGACTGAAAGCCCAGCAGCGCGGCGGCGCAATGACGGCTGTTCGGGACGTCGCTGACGAGACGGATGCCATCGACGGTTTCGAACTTCCCGGTGCTGACTTGTCCGGCGAAGAACTGCTCATCAAGGTTGTCCCGGCCCAGGCTGACGAGTTCACCTGCATGTCCTGCTTCCTGGTGCGGCACCGCTCACAGATCGCCAAGGAGAAGAACGGCGACGCGTACTGCGTGGACTGCGAAGGCTAG
- a CDS encoding HNH endonuclease signature motif containing protein, which produces MGAAAGSGPALVDLEAAERARLIDEIRALEDLKSAVAAAQARATAAFDASSRRSQARAGLKADQLGRGIGSQIGLARRESPRRGTQLLGLARILTTEMPHTLNALSQGAISEYRATILVRETACLSLPDRQCVDEQIAGNLAELEQLGDAKLIARVKALSYGLDPHSVVNRAAKAVSERYVSCRPAPDTMTYLTGLLPVTQGVGVYAALSREADRLRASGDPRGRGQIMVDTLVERVTGQARAEDARIEVQLIMTDRTMLHGLIPISGFRPAKAGKSSRSAASHVAPAANAGAAAGNEMTGGRSGGDSASLVPDGAEPAVLNGYGTVPAQWARDLVRGSRPGGDKSPGDADNASDEDDPGGAAGAAGNNAGWGRKPLRPDPQTEVWLRRLYVAPDTGRLTGMDSRARLVPDGLARLIAARDQVCRMPWCGAPIRHYDHIRPFREGGLTRAENIQGLCVACNQAKVVTDGAGDAAPTVHTGNRSVHGHPPVLGAAPCADADAHWSCVPVISATTTDRDHQRIWPLGMT; this is translated from the coding sequence TTGGGAGCCGCAGCAGGTTCCGGCCCTGCGCTGGTGGATCTGGAGGCTGCTGAGCGGGCCCGGCTGATCGACGAAATCCGTGCCCTGGAAGACCTGAAGTCAGCGGTCGCGGCAGCGCAGGCACGCGCAACGGCGGCGTTCGATGCCTCGAGCCGTCGCTCCCAGGCCCGCGCCGGGCTGAAGGCTGATCAGCTCGGCCGGGGAATTGGCTCTCAGATCGGGTTGGCTCGGCGGGAGTCTCCCCGCCGCGGAACCCAGCTGCTGGGCTTGGCGAGAATCCTCACCACCGAGATGCCCCATACCTTGAATGCCCTCTCCCAAGGGGCGATCAGTGAATATCGGGCCACGATCCTCGTACGGGAAACGGCCTGCCTCAGCCTGCCGGACCGGCAGTGTGTGGACGAGCAGATCGCCGGAAACCTCGCCGAGCTTGAACAGCTCGGGGATGCGAAGCTGATCGCCAGGGTCAAGGCCCTCTCCTATGGCCTGGATCCGCACAGTGTGGTTAACCGTGCCGCAAAGGCCGTCTCGGAACGGTATGTCTCTTGTCGCCCTGCACCTGACACCATGACCTATCTGACCGGCTTGCTGCCCGTGACTCAGGGTGTTGGCGTCTATGCTGCCCTGTCGCGGGAGGCTGACCGGCTGCGTGCGTCCGGAGATCCGCGGGGGCGAGGCCAGATCATGGTGGACACACTGGTCGAACGGGTGACCGGGCAGGCCCGGGCCGAGGATGCACGAATTGAGGTGCAGCTGATCATGACGGATCGGACGATGCTGCACGGACTCATTCCCATCTCCGGCTTCCGTCCAGCCAAGGCCGGAAAGAGCAGCAGATCCGCTGCCAGCCATGTCGCACCCGCCGCAAATGCTGGAGCCGCAGCCGGCAACGAGATGACTGGGGGCCGTTCAGGCGGAGATTCCGCAAGTCTTGTTCCCGATGGGGCTGAACCTGCAGTGCTGAACGGCTATGGAACGGTGCCGGCACAGTGGGCGCGGGATCTCGTCCGCGGCTCCCGGCCCGGCGGGGATAAGTCACCCGGCGATGCGGACAATGCATCCGATGAGGATGATCCGGGCGGTGCAGCTGGGGCAGCGGGCAACAATGCCGGCTGGGGCAGGAAGCCGCTTCGCCCGGATCCGCAAACTGAGGTTTGGCTCCGCCGTCTCTATGTCGCTCCCGACACCGGCCGGCTCACCGGCATGGACTCCCGGGCGCGGCTGGTGCCCGACGGTCTGGCCCGGCTGATCGCTGCCCGTGACCAGGTCTGCCGGATGCCGTGGTGCGGTGCACCAATCCGGCACTATGACCATATCCGTCCCTTCCGAGAGGGCGGTCTCACCAGGGCGGAGAATATTCAGGGGCTGTGCGTGGCATGCAATCAAGCCAAGGTGGTCACTGACGGCGCCGGGGACGCCGCCCCTACCGTCCATACCGGCAACCGGAGCGTTCACGGCCACCCTCCAGTACTTGGGGCGGCACCCTGTGCTGACGCGGACGCCCACTGGTCATGTGTACCGGTCATTAGCGCCACGACGACCGACAGGGACCATCAACGGATATGGCCACTCGGAATGACTTAG
- a CDS encoding RNA polymerase sigma factor produces the protein MATDQPGAASPPAAAVSRRLEAVWRIEGARIVSALARVTGDVSLAEDVAQEAVAEALAQWPQAGVPRNPAAWLTTVAKRRAIDAWRRADRLEDRYQVLATGMPDEGGVDWNPVPDDVLRLMFTACHPVLSRQAQVTLTLRVVGGLSTEQIARLFVLPAATVQQRVVRAKKTLAAAKVPFEVPEPNEWGPRLGGVLGVVYLMFTEGYAATSGDTWIRPDLAGEALRIGRILAGLVPQEPEAQALVALMEFQASRFSARTRPDGSAVLLADQDRTQWDRTQIQRARAALARADSLGRGRGSYALQAAIAECHAVAPRLDGTDWAQIVLLYEALGQVAPSPVVELNRAVAVSMATGPATALAIVDQLVAQGTLRRSHLLPGVRAELLVRLGRLEEARGEFAAAAALAKNVREREMLERRAAGG, from the coding sequence ATGGCCACGGATCAGCCCGGAGCTGCCTCTCCCCCGGCGGCGGCTGTGAGCCGCCGCCTTGAGGCGGTCTGGCGCATCGAGGGTGCCCGCATTGTCTCGGCGTTGGCCCGCGTCACCGGTGACGTCAGTCTTGCGGAGGACGTCGCCCAGGAGGCCGTTGCCGAGGCCCTGGCGCAGTGGCCGCAGGCCGGAGTGCCGCGCAATCCGGCAGCCTGGCTCACCACCGTCGCCAAGCGCAGGGCCATCGATGCCTGGCGGCGGGCCGACAGGTTGGAAGACCGGTACCAGGTGCTGGCAACCGGAATGCCGGACGAAGGCGGCGTGGACTGGAATCCGGTGCCCGACGATGTGCTCCGCCTGATGTTCACTGCCTGCCACCCGGTGCTGTCCCGGCAGGCTCAGGTCACCCTGACCCTGCGGGTCGTCGGCGGCCTGAGCACCGAACAGATCGCCCGGCTTTTCGTCCTCCCGGCTGCCACCGTGCAGCAGCGCGTTGTCAGGGCCAAGAAAACCCTTGCCGCCGCCAAGGTTCCGTTCGAAGTCCCCGAACCAAATGAATGGGGGCCACGGCTCGGCGGTGTTTTGGGTGTCGTCTACCTCATGTTCACTGAGGGGTACGCTGCAACTTCCGGGGACACCTGGATCAGACCTGATCTGGCCGGTGAAGCACTGCGGATCGGGCGGATTTTGGCCGGACTGGTGCCGCAGGAGCCTGAGGCCCAGGCGCTCGTCGCCCTCATGGAGTTCCAGGCCTCGCGCTTTTCGGCCCGGACCCGGCCCGACGGCTCTGCGGTGCTGCTGGCCGACCAGGACCGGACGCAGTGGGACCGGACTCAGATCCAGCGCGCCCGGGCCGCCCTTGCCCGGGCCGATTCGCTGGGCCGGGGGCGGGGAAGCTACGCCCTGCAGGCGGCCATCGCGGAATGCCATGCCGTGGCTCCCCGTCTTGACGGCACCGATTGGGCGCAGATTGTGCTGCTGTATGAGGCGCTCGGGCAGGTGGCGCCCAGCCCGGTGGTCGAGCTCAACCGAGCCGTGGCGGTGTCCATGGCCACGGGGCCGGCCACCGCCCTCGCCATCGTGGACCAGCTTGTGGCTCAGGGTACCCTCCGCCGGTCGCATCTGCTTCCCGGCGTCCGTGCCGAACTGCTGGTTCGTCTTGGCCGGTTGGAGGAGGCGCGCGGAGAATTCGCCGCAGCCGCAGCACTGGCCAAGAATGTCCGCGAGCGCGAGATGCTGGAACGGCGGGCGGCCGGGGGCTGA
- a CDS encoding helix-turn-helix domain-containing protein: MIPAPNDNSDASGPDSPSTSRTGTYAARAGEEVIADPIRIRALAHPLRLELLDFLDDVEQATATECAAATGESVASCSYHLRMLARHGYIEQAGRTGREKPWKVLSRGRSHVPDRSIPGSVHALSTMAAIHVNRQLDRIQSWLRRAPQLPFEDMDVATISNSSFYATHEEIRKLRDDLIRMGGRAQPGNSLHPRAAAHEPHSFRILRHRYWHQP, encoded by the coding sequence ATGATTCCTGCCCCGAACGACAACAGCGATGCCTCCGGCCCCGACAGCCCCTCTACCTCGCGTACGGGGACCTATGCGGCGCGGGCCGGGGAGGAGGTCATCGCGGATCCAATCCGCATCAGGGCCCTGGCCCATCCGCTGCGGCTTGAGCTGCTGGACTTTTTGGACGACGTTGAGCAGGCAACGGCAACAGAGTGCGCAGCGGCGACAGGTGAATCCGTTGCCAGCTGCTCCTATCACCTGCGCATGCTGGCCAGGCACGGCTACATCGAACAGGCCGGCAGGACGGGCCGGGAGAAGCCGTGGAAGGTTCTGTCCCGGGGGAGATCCCATGTGCCCGACCGAAGCATCCCCGGCTCAGTGCATGCACTCTCCACAATGGCGGCCATCCATGTGAACCGGCAGCTGGACCGCATCCAGTCCTGGCTCCGCCGCGCGCCCCAGCTGCCCTTTGAGGACATGGACGTGGCAACCATCTCCAACTCCAGCTTTTATGCCACTCACGAGGAAATCCGAAAGCTGCGCGATGACTTGATCCGGATGGGCGGCCGGGCGCAGCCGGGCAACAGTCTGCACCCGCGGGCGGCAGCGCATGAGCCCCACAGCTTCCGGATCCTCCGTCACCGATATTGGCACCAACCGTGA
- a CDS encoding MFS transporter, whose product MSPTASGSSVTDIGTNREALSLPAFRRLALAWLFSNFGDSVLYLTAAIWVKQLTGSDAAAGLVFAALGLPALLSPLTGRLADRYRRKPLVIINNICAAAVVLVLLAVRDADQLWLVYAVVFVYANSSYVTAAAQSGLLRDLLADRLLAPANGILSSIDQGLRIVSPLLGAGMLALWGMESVVLLACGCFVVAAGILTTLRIKESVFTEDGEETFWQSTTAGFRFLARHPLLRPALVTMSIAVGAVGVINVTIFATTEQGLGQPPEFLSVLLGVQGAMSVLGGLAASRVIRRFGIRTTIAFSVAVLAVGVLLTASPSLPVVFGGTVLLGISAPWAVIPFVTLRQRETPARMQGRTAAATHVVLNVPQVAVSMAAAAVIGVVDYRVLIAATAAVCLAAVLPLLSPRTRAEAATEGTSGP is encoded by the coding sequence ATGAGCCCCACAGCTTCCGGATCCTCCGTCACCGATATTGGCACCAACCGTGAGGCCCTCAGTCTCCCGGCGTTCCGTCGTCTGGCCCTGGCCTGGCTGTTCTCCAACTTCGGTGACTCCGTCCTGTACCTGACGGCGGCGATTTGGGTCAAACAACTCACGGGCAGCGACGCGGCCGCCGGTTTGGTCTTCGCCGCACTGGGGTTGCCGGCGCTCCTGTCTCCGCTGACCGGAAGGCTCGCTGACCGGTACCGCCGCAAGCCCCTGGTGATCATCAACAACATCTGCGCTGCCGCCGTCGTCCTGGTCCTGCTCGCCGTCCGCGATGCCGATCAGCTGTGGCTGGTCTACGCGGTGGTCTTCGTCTATGCGAACTCGTCCTATGTCACCGCTGCGGCGCAGTCCGGCCTGCTCCGCGATCTGCTGGCGGACCGGCTCCTGGCGCCGGCCAACGGCATCCTCAGCAGCATTGACCAGGGCCTGCGGATTGTCTCACCGTTGCTGGGCGCCGGCATGCTGGCGCTGTGGGGCATGGAATCCGTGGTGCTGCTCGCATGCGGGTGCTTTGTGGTGGCCGCAGGCATACTCACCACTCTGCGGATCAAGGAGTCGGTTTTCACGGAGGATGGCGAAGAGACCTTCTGGCAGAGCACGACGGCGGGGTTCCGCTTCCTGGCCCGCCACCCGCTGCTTCGACCGGCGCTCGTCACCATGTCCATTGCGGTTGGCGCTGTGGGAGTCATCAATGTGACCATTTTCGCCACCACTGAGCAGGGCCTGGGACAGCCACCTGAGTTCCTCAGCGTACTGCTTGGCGTGCAGGGGGCGATGTCAGTCCTTGGGGGCCTTGCTGCTTCCCGGGTAATCCGCAGGTTTGGCATCCGGACCACGATCGCTTTTTCCGTGGCAGTGCTGGCTGTGGGCGTCCTCCTGACGGCGTCGCCCTCGCTGCCGGTTGTTTTCGGCGGCACGGTATTGCTGGGTATCAGTGCTCCCTGGGCAGTCATCCCCTTTGTCACGCTGCGCCAGCGCGAAACGCCCGCCCGAATGCAGGGCAGGACTGCGGCAGCAACACATGTGGTTCTCAATGTTCCCCAGGTAGCTGTATCGATGGCAGCGGCGGCGGTGATCGGCGTTGTCGACTACCGTGTGCTGATTGCAGCGACAGCGGCCGTGTGCCTGGCGGCCGTACTGCCACTGCTGAGCCCGCGGACCCGCGCGGAGGCGGCTACGGAGGGAACTTCGGGGCCATAG
- a CDS encoding ATP-binding protein, translated as MASNPAGNPFRPTAGAEPPQLIGRAGLLDEFAYGLRIRSGAPGLLTIFTGARGIGKTVMLGEAEDEARSQGWAVVSETATRGFLGRIGESMRAHAEELGDGPPGRRITGISAAGFSLTTELPPEQQTGWRQVGEQLLRLLDAQKTGLAITLDEIHGADRDELAQLAASVQHFIRDGLPIALVFAGLPAAVSDLLNEGVATFLRRADRIDLHAAAIDEVEESYRETFAGLAHPLDPDLIRTAAVSTGGYPFLIQLIGYHLWQLAEGTDGPMTAETVDLALAAAHRRNTRVVIGAALSTASPKDLDFLRAMSEDDGPASTADIGKRLGDQKNTIGNYRARLIDAGLVQPAGRGLLDFAIPGLREHLRRT; from the coding sequence TTGGCATCGAATCCGGCGGGTAATCCGTTCCGGCCCACTGCAGGAGCCGAACCACCGCAGCTGATCGGCCGCGCCGGACTGCTGGACGAGTTCGCGTACGGACTGCGCATCCGTTCAGGCGCCCCGGGACTCCTGACCATCTTTACCGGCGCCCGGGGCATCGGCAAGACGGTCATGCTGGGCGAGGCGGAGGATGAGGCACGCAGCCAGGGCTGGGCCGTCGTCTCGGAGACCGCAACGCGCGGTTTCCTGGGTCGCATCGGCGAGTCCATGCGCGCGCACGCCGAGGAGCTCGGCGACGGGCCGCCCGGGCGCAGGATCACCGGAATCAGCGCCGCCGGTTTTTCGCTGACCACCGAACTGCCGCCCGAGCAGCAGACCGGATGGCGCCAGGTGGGCGAGCAGTTGTTGCGCCTGCTCGACGCCCAAAAAACCGGGCTGGCCATCACCCTGGACGAAATTCACGGTGCCGACCGGGATGAACTGGCCCAGCTCGCCGCCTCCGTGCAGCACTTCATCCGCGACGGGCTGCCGATCGCGCTGGTCTTCGCCGGGCTTCCCGCGGCGGTGTCCGACCTGCTCAATGAAGGAGTGGCCACGTTCCTCCGCAGAGCCGATCGGATCGATCTGCACGCTGCGGCCATCGACGAGGTGGAGGAGTCCTACCGGGAGACCTTCGCGGGTCTCGCCCATCCGCTGGATCCGGACCTGATCCGAACGGCCGCCGTGTCGACCGGCGGTTATCCGTTCCTGATCCAGCTCATTGGCTACCACCTCTGGCAGCTGGCCGAGGGCACCGACGGCCCGATGACCGCCGAAACCGTCGATCTGGCCCTAGCCGCCGCCCACCGGCGGAACACGCGCGTTGTCATCGGTGCGGCGCTCTCCACGGCGTCGCCCAAGGACCTCGACTTCCTCCGGGCCATGTCCGAAGATGACGGGCCGGCGTCCACCGCGGATATCGGAAAGCGGCTCGGTGACCAGAAAAACACGATCGGCAACTATCGGGCCCGGCTGATTGACGCTGGCCTGGTCCAGCCGGCCGGCCGAGGACTGCTGGACTTCGCCATTCCGGGGTTGCGGGAGCACCTGCGCCGCACCTGA
- a CDS encoding YciI family protein: MKYMFIMRSTDEAKAAYQKLPMEEVINQMGAYNESMINAGVLLAGEGLADAIQDNFVVDFAEDPPLVTDGPYGETHELFNGFWIIQAASKEEAAGWAGRCPLGPGSKLEVRRVTDASDFADFADNEYIQKEEGWRDVEEKLRAENG; encoded by the coding sequence ATGAAGTACATGTTCATCATGCGTTCCACCGACGAGGCCAAGGCGGCCTATCAAAAGCTGCCCATGGAAGAGGTCATCAACCAGATGGGCGCCTACAACGAGTCAATGATCAACGCCGGCGTCCTGCTGGCCGGCGAGGGGCTGGCCGACGCAATCCAGGACAACTTTGTCGTCGACTTCGCCGAGGATCCGCCGCTGGTAACCGACGGACCATACGGCGAGACTCATGAACTGTTCAACGGCTTCTGGATCATTCAGGCCGCCTCGAAGGAAGAGGCTGCGGGGTGGGCGGGCCGTTGCCCCCTCGGACCCGGATCAAAGCTGGAAGTCCGCCGGGTCACTGATGCCTCGGACTTTGCCGACTTCGCGGACAACGAGTACATCCAAAAGGAAGAGGGATGGCGCGACGTCGAAGAAAAGCTGCGCGCTGAGAACGGGTAG
- a CDS encoding DUF3995 domain-containing protein translates to MEPSHHQRLSRTFVWVACAAGAVHAAFSLYWAVGGRWLLATVGAWAVEHATQAPLEAGLVLGAIGTAKLLAAAIPPAVIYGQLPWQRFWRALSWIGGIFLTIYGAANTVTGAAVLAGAIRPAGGYDAAAMVGHAWLWDPLFLVWGAALCLALWFSRKEPQSLP, encoded by the coding sequence GTGGAGCCCTCCCATCATCAACGGCTCAGCCGAACTTTCGTGTGGGTCGCGTGCGCCGCGGGTGCGGTGCACGCAGCCTTCAGCCTGTACTGGGCCGTCGGCGGCAGGTGGCTTCTGGCCACAGTGGGTGCATGGGCTGTCGAGCACGCAACCCAAGCTCCGCTTGAGGCGGGTCTGGTGCTGGGCGCCATCGGCACGGCAAAGCTGCTGGCCGCCGCGATTCCGCCAGCGGTTATCTACGGGCAACTGCCGTGGCAACGGTTCTGGCGTGCCCTGAGCTGGATCGGCGGCATCTTTCTGACAATCTACGGGGCGGCTAACACCGTCACCGGCGCTGCGGTGCTGGCGGGAGCCATCCGTCCGGCAGGCGGTTACGACGCCGCCGCAATGGTTGGCCACGCCTGGCTCTGGGATCCTCTGTTTCTCGTGTGGGGTGCAGCGTTGTGTCTGGCCCTCTGGTTCTCCCGCAAGGAGCCACAGTCTCTTCCGTAA